In Candidatus Hydrogenedentota bacterium, the DNA window TGTGCTATCGCCAGAGCGGCCACTCGCCCAGCGATCAGTCGTCGTATCGCGAACGCGAAGAGATCGAACTGTGGAAACAGGTCGATCCGCTAATCGAGTTCGGCGGACGCCTCGTCGAGGCCGGTGTCGCGAAGGAAGACGATCTGAAAGCAGTCCGCGAATACGCTACGCGCAAAGTCGTCAAGGCGCTCACACTCGCGATCGACGACGCGAAGTCGCCGCGCATGACGCTTGGCCCGCACATCGGCCTCGAACCCATCATGTTCTCGAACCAGATCGACGAGAAGTTGCCAGGTCTCCAATTCAAGAACGACGTGCTCATCCCGCTCGATCAGAATCCGCGCGTGCAACAGATCGCCAAAAAGTCGCGCAGCGGCATCGGTCCGAACGGTGAGATTCTGAAAGAAGGCAAGGCCGTTAGCTTCCGCGACGCCGTGTTCGAAGCGATCGTCCACCACTTCTACAACGACTCGCGCATCGTCGCCTACGGCGAAGAAAACCGCGACTGGGGCGGCGCCTTCGCCGTCTACCGCGGCCTCACCGAAGCGCTGCCATACCACCGCCTCTTCAACTCGCCCATCAGCGAAGGCGCCATCGTTGGCACGGCGGTCGGCTTCGCGCTCGAAGGCGGAAAGCCGCTCGTCGAATTGATGTACTGCGACTTCATGGGCCGCGCGGGCGACGAAATCTTCAACCAGATGGCGAAGTGGCAGGCCATGTCCGGCGGCTACTGCCATATGCCCGTTGTGCTGCGCGTGTCCGTCGGCAGCAAATACGGCGCGCAACATTCGCAGGACTGGACCGCCCTTTGCGCGCACATGCCCGGGTTGAAAGTTGTGTTCCCCGCAACGCCCTACAGCGCGAAGGGCCTCATGGCGACGGCGCTCAGCGGCAGCGATCCCGTCGTCTTCTTCGAGAGCCAGCGCACCTACGACGTCACCGACCACTTCCACGAAGGCGGCGTGCCCGCGGAATACTACCGCCTGCCCATCGGCGAACCAGCGATCGTCAAGGAAGGCAACGACCTCACCATCATGACCTTCGGCGCAACCCTCTACCGCGCGCTCGACGCCGCCAAACGTCTTGAAAGCGAATTCGGAATTTCGGTGGAACTGATCGACGGTCAGTCACTCGTACCGTTCAACTACGACGTGCTCTACCGCTCCGTCAAAAAAACCGGCAAGCTCATCCTCGGCAGCGACGCCTGCGAACGCGGCAGTTACATGCACACCATCGCCGCCCAAATCACCCAACTCGCCTTCGACTTCCTCGACGCCCCCGTCTGCGTCATCGGCGCCGAAAACTGGATTGTCCCCCCCGCGGAATTGGAGGATTCGTATTACCCCCAACCCTCCTGGTTCCTCGACGCCTACCACACCCAGATCAAACCACTCCCCGGCTACACACCGACGACGAACCGCTCGACAAACGAGTTCATCTCTCGCGCGCGTTATGGAGTGAGGTGATCGACAGTGCTTTCTCCTAAACTCAAAAAGCGATACATAGATCACTTTGATGAATTGATTCGTGAGGGAGAGCGTATTCAAGCAGGCAGAAAGACGAAAGACTACGTGTACGATCATGGAGACCCAGAGCACGGTCTCGACCCAATTATTGAATCCACCGAAGAGATCGATAGCGCCGCGTTTTATTCGTGGAGATCCCGTTGTACGACGTTGCTTGAAAATGTTACTCGCCAAGGCAGCGTGCATACCGCACGTGTAGACGAAACCTCGAAGATTAACGAGACACCGCACGCAATAATGAAAACCCTCGGCCATCTTCGCGCAATGAAGCAAGACCTTGAAGATGGTTTTATGGATGATTTGTCAATTCGCATAGAGTCGGAGGTTGCGTCAGACTATTTGGCACAAGCGGAACAATTACTCAGCGAAGGCAAGTCAGGAACTAATGAACATATCCCTGCAGCCGTGCTGACTGGTGCCGTACTTGAAAAGGCGCTTCGAACACTTTGTGACAAGCAAACTCCCCCAATTCCAACTACGAACCCGGACGGCAAACCTAAGACTCTAGATCCACTGATCACCGATCTAAAAAAGTCTGGCTTGTACGAGGAGTTCAGAGCGAAGCAACTTCGCACTTGGGCAGCCTTACGTAATCACGCCGCGCATGGCCAATTTGGTGAGTTTACACGACACGACGTTGAACAGATGGTAGCAGGAGTAACAAGGTTCTTGGCCGATTACCTTAGCTGACTCCGCCGATCGGCCCTCGTTTTATCGGTGAATCAAGTCGACTGGATCAAGAGAAACCAATGAATCCCGAAACGAACTTCGATAGATTCCTCGACGAGCAACTGCGCGATCCAGAATTTGCACGCGCCTTCAACGACGCAAGTCACGCTTGGGACATTGCATTAAAGCTGACTCACCTTCGAGAGTCTGCGGGAACCTCGCAGCATGAACCTGGTCCGCGTGCAGGGGCATCTTCGGAGGGCGGGTTTTCCAGCCCGCCAGCATGCAAGCCAAAGAAAAGAGGCGGGTTAGAAAACCCGCCCTCCGAAGATGCCCCAATGGACGAAGAGGTTAATTAACCTTCTTCCGCCGCTCCATCATTTCGCGCCAGGTCGACAGAATAAACTTCTCGTCCTCGATGAACTTCTTGAACTCGGGATCCGTCATCACCCGCGTATCGTTCAACCGCGTTTCGCTGGAACTCGTAAACAACGGCCAATCCTGATCCGGCACCGCGCAGTGCATGATCACCATGGTCACGCCCGGCTTCATCTGCCGCAGCGCGTCCATCAGGTTCTGCTTCTTCTCCGCGAACGTCTTCCAGCCATAGGTGCGGTTCAGCAGATCGTCGAGCACCGGCAAACCGCCCTGCCACACCTTCTCCGCCAGTTCCTTGACCTTCAGTTGGCGCACGATGTCCTGCTCGTCTTCCGCGATGAACTGCATGTGCCCGCCCATGATCATGATCGGTATCTGCTTCTCGATGCCGACCTTAATGTACGCCTCGGTGTATTCCGGCTTGGCGTACAGCGTGCCCATGTGGGTGTCGAGGTGCGTGATCGGGATGCCAAGCGTCTCCGCGCGATCGATCTGCGCCCGGATTTCCTTCTCGACTTCCTCCGCGCTCGCGTGCGTCACCACGGAGATGACGTTCGACCACATGCATCCTTCCGGATCGACCAGACCCGGCACCGCAGCCTTGCCCGCCAGCGGCGCCCACCGGTAATTGTGCCACTCCGACGTCAGCGTCAGGTGCAAGCCATTGTCGACGTTCGGGTGCTCCTTCAGATAGCCCGCGAACTCCGGCACCCACGGGCACGGCATCATCGTGCTGACCGACGTCAGCACGCCGTATTCGAGCGCGTTGATCGCGCCCTGGTTCTGCCCGTGCGACATCCCCGCGTCGTCCTCGTGGATGATGAGGACCCGCGACCCCTTCGGCCAACCCAGCCGCTCGGCATACGTCGGCGCATCATCCTGCGCAATCGCCGTCGCCGCCAACCCGCACATCACTAGAACGAAACTACACCACCGCTTCTTCATGAAAACCCCACTACTTCCAATTGACCCGCACTTGGGTCCCCTGCGTTGTTTGTGCCCTTTTGCCCTTACGTCGATGCCGCCGCGCGCTGAAACGCCCGCACAATCGCGTACTTCGTCTTCGATCCCGGCAACTCACCCGTCACCGCATCCGCTATGCGCACATCCAGCAGTCCGCGCCGCCGCTGATAGTAGTAGACCCAGAAGGGATACCGCAAGACTTCGATCGATACAAGCGCGCCGATGGTCAGCCTGCGTACGCGGTGGTACCGCAGCAGCCACTTGTGCGCATTCGCGCGCGCAGTCGCCTCGGCCCGAGCGGGGGACAAATCCGGCTCCGGCAGTTCTCCGTCGGGGACGCCGCTTCGCACCTGATTTTCGGCAAAGAACAGTGCGAATTGCGACGAATAGGCATCGACGGTAACACACGCGGTTTCGGGACCGCGAATGCCGTGCATGGCAAAAGTCATCAGGTACTGAGGCATCCAGACAAGTTCGAGATAAGGCAGCGCACGAGCAGGTGCGAGTGGTTTGCGAAAACTGGGGAGTAACGCGCCGACGAGAATATCAATGCGGAATGCAATACTACTCTCGATCTTTGCGCGCGCGGTTTCCGCGCTAATGGTGGCCGGAAGGTGTTTCACGGCCGGCAAACGGGAATCAGCGCTTGACGCGCTTCAACAGCGCGAACCCGCGCCACACCATGCCCGCACCGACAACAAATAGCGCCGCCGTCGCAAAGAGGTTGACGATTTGCGCGTGCCTGCTGTGCCATTCCCAGAAATGGCCCAACCCGACCGGTATTGCGAGCAGGAGCACAAACCCGCCGATGATGAGAAACGTTTCGGCGTCCCGTTTCGTGTGGTCGACTTGTTCCGGTTCCATGATTCGGCTCTCAGCTAGGTGAAGTAAAAATAGACAATTAAGTGCGGCACCATGGATGCGATGGTCCAGAACCGCAAATCGTGATAGAAATGCTTGCTCGGCGCGTCGAGGTTTACGTAGTCCTTATTCAGCGTAAACACCCAAATCATCGCGCCGATAAAAAGCGCGATGGCGCCTGCGGTTGCCCACGGTTCGTAGAGGTTCTCGATGGCCCCGTGTATCGGCGACAATACAGGCTCCAGAATAGGTTTGAACACCGGCGTTACAAAGTCCGAAAGTGAACGCGTTGTGGCCTCATGCGCGACTTCGGCAACAGCTTCTTCCGCAGCCATTAGTTCACCCTATCCAGCAGCACGCGCTGCACTCTGCCGTCTTTCATAACTTGTCCGAATATCAATCCATGAAGTTTGTCGTCAGGCTCAGGCTTCGTTAGCAGGCTCACGACAATCGTCACCGCCGCGGAGAACACAAACGACCACCACGCAACGAACAGGAAGGGGTCCTCGTATGGAAACAGTCCCTTCGTATTATTGAGAATAGTCGTGAAGCACACACCCAATACCATACCCGCAAGTCCACCCCACTGCGTCGCGCGTTTCCACAGTATGCCGAGGAGAAGAATGGCAAATACCGGCCCCTGGAACATCGCCAGCGCCGTCTGCACAAACGAATACATGCTCTCGTGCTTGATAATCCATGGCGCAATCAGCGCAGCGCCCACGATGAACACAACTGTGAAGAATCGACCGATCGTCAGCGCGTGACGCTCCGTCGGATACTTTCCGGTAGACAGATGGAGCGCGCGACCATAGATATCGGTCGTCCAAATGGTCGTCGCGGAATTCAGCGACGAGTCTACGCTCGACATGAGCGCCGCGAAGAGCGCGCTGAACATCAAGCCTGTCAGTCCCGGCGGAAGTATGTCGTGAATCACACGCGGTATCGCGTCATCGCCGCGCTCGAGTCCGGGCACGAGCACGACCGCAGCCAATCCAGGAAGCGCCACCATCAGCGGAATGAACGCTTTCAGAAATCCGCCGAACAGCATACCGCCTTTGGCGTCCCATTCCGAACGCGCGCCGAAGCACCGTTGCACAACGGCCTGATTGCCGCTCATGTACGCCGTGGCCATCACAAGGCCCAACCCAAGTACAATTCCGGTCCACGGGTAAGGCGTACTCGTCGAGTTGGGCAACAGGATGGTGAAATGGTCTGCGTGGCCCTCCATCGCGAGAATCTTTTCCTTCATCCCGGCCCAGCCGCCAGCTTCCCAAATGCAGAGCACGGCCATCGCCAGACCGCCGATGAACATGACGATCATCTGGATAACGTCTGTCATCACGACGGCAGCAAGCCCGCCTGAATACGTGTAAATACCGACGATGAACACCATGAGCCAGAGCGAAAACTGGAAGTTCCAACCGAGGACCGTATTCAACAACTTTGCAGTCGTGCCAAGCATCACTCCCAACATGACGAAAAGGAAGATGCCCCAGAGCGTGGCGTGAATCATTTGGACCGCGACATTGTAACGCTTCCCGAGGAATTCGGGGATGGTGTACACGCCCGAGCGCCAGAAGTAGGGAATGAATAAGAACGCCGCGAACACCATCGCGGGCATCGAACCCATCCAGTCGAAGTTTGCAACCGCGATTCCGTACGTATACGCCGCGCCGCCGACAAAGATGAAGTCCGTCGCGCCGATGTCGCTCACGACGATCGACATGCCAATCGCCCAGAAGGGAAGGCTTTTACCGGCAAGGAAGAGGTCGCCCGCGTTTTTTACGTACTTGCCGTAGTACGTGCCGATGACGAACACACCCGCCATGTAGAAAATGATGATGGCGTAGTCAATATTCGCCAGGCCCTTAATGGCCAGTTGGGTAGTATCCATCGGGTCCCCTTACCGCACCACCTCGATCCGCGTTTGCGCACCCTCGAACGACGGAACGGGCGGAGTATGACAAAAACCGGCGGCGCGGTTCAACGGAGCGGGCGCTTATACTTCACATGTCTCGGCGTTCGCCGCGTCGCAGTCCGCGTCCTCACCAACGCTTCGGAACTTCATTTTGTCGGGCGCTATCAGCCCGCAAGACACAACCATCTTTACCGTTTCCTCGACGCTCATTTCCGCGGAATGAACCTGATCCGGCGTGAACAACTGTAGCAGGCCAACCGAGATGTTTGGCGCGGTCGGCATGAACACTCGGTGGTACGATTCGCCGGTTGTTGTGCGGGTCTTTCCAACGAGGAATCCCGCGGTGAATACCCCTTTGTACGGAAATTCGACAATAACGGCTTCCTGAAATCCAGTCCCGCCCTTCTTAAACAGAAGCGTCTCGACGATCTGTTTCGATGCGCTGTACACGGTAGCGATCAACGGGATTCGGTCGATGATCGCTTCGCCGAGCCGAATGAGCCTCCCCCCGAGGACCCACGTGGCAATGTAGCCCGTCACGTAGAGTGCCGACAGCATAATCGCAATAGACAGCAGCGCTGTCACAATCGGCACCGCTTGCTCCGGCACGTATTCCCGCACTGGCCGCAGTACAGGGGCCGTCACAAACTCAATCCGGCCAGCCGTGAAATCGTACAGAAAATTGACGACGAACGCGGTTATTGCCAAGGGCACCAAGACGAAGAATCCGGACAGAATCCGCCTGCGAAAAACGTTCTTTGTAAACTGCCAGAGCGTCATACGCTTCGGGGCGGCGGCCGGAACAGCGCGACTTGCCCCGCCCAACTGCGAGTCCCATGCCGAGGGCGGATTCGCCAATTCCGGGGACGTGTCAAGGATGTCGGGCACAAGGATGCCCGCAGACATAACGCCCTTTACCGCGTCCTCAACGGACATATCAGATTGCTGCACGCTCGATGCGTGAAACATTTCAAAGTAGCCGCTGGTAGGGTTTGGCGTGGTCGGTATAAACACGCGGTAGTGCTCGCCCCGTCCTTCGATCTGCGTTCGTCCCATGACGAAGGCGATCGTCTTAATGCCCGGGCCCGGGAAATTGACAATGACCGCCTCCTGGTAGGCGGGGGCCGACTCGTCCTTCGGCTGGACCAGGTCGATGACCTGTTTCGAGGCGGCATAGATGGTCTTCACGAGAGGGATGCGCTGCAGGATTGCTTCGCCCAGGCCGATAAACCGCCTGCCCACCACAACCGCCGCAGCCACTCCGATGATATACAGCATCGTCACAAACAGGACCACCGAAATGACCACTACTGCGTAGGGGACTGCGTACTCGGGAATCGGAATGCTGAATCGCCGGACCAGGGGCGCGAGGTTTGCGGCCGTAAGTTGGTAGCAGAGAATCAGCGCGTACGCCGTGATTCCAAGCGGGACCAGGACGAGCAGCCCGCGGAAGATGTAACCCCGAACGGTTGTGCGCATGCGGTCGAAGGCGGTTTGTTTCGTGGTACGCGGAGTGGACTTCTTCAAGGCGTGTATCTCTCCAAGTTTGGAACGCGGCGCGCTATTTTACATGAATGCCGTTCCCCAATGAATTGCGCCAGCCACGCGAAAGGTTGCCGTGTTCGGTATGTGCGCTGAAACGGGTGCGGAGTCGGGGGAATTCCCGCCGCTGCCGTATTTTTGACACAAATTGTCACTCGGTCCCGATTATTGTAGCCGATTTGGCGCAATTCTCACTTCAATCCGTTCGCGGTCCTGCTTCCTATGGTGGTGTCGTAAAAGGACTTATATTCTCTCTATTACAGTTGGCACGTTTCGTGTGTCT includes these proteins:
- a CDS encoding dehydrogenase — protein: MAKKLMVVPSEVRKGGVLELGSIPVNTYAKSLQDELKSNKDITPARCLRAFRDMALIREFETMLDDIKKLGAYQGIEYKHAGPAHLSIGQEGAAVGECFHLSIDDHIFGSHRSHGEIIAKGLAAIHEVKGKTLDKIMREYFGGTILGIVESGGKTEKPLAIGSNGKATFRADDEEELGIDYLLYGLLAEVFGRETGFNKGMGGSMHAFFMPFGVFPNNAIVGGSADIATGAALYKKILRKPGIAVANIGDASIGCGPTWEAFGFAAMGQYSNLWDKEFRGGLPIIYNFMNNFYGMGGQPIGETMGFERLARAGAAINPENMQAECVDGNNPLSLADAYKRKIETIKNGGGPVLLEVVCYRQSGHSPSDQSSYREREEIELWKQVDPLIEFGGRLVEAGVAKEDDLKAVREYATRKVVKALTLAIDDAKSPRMTLGPHIGLEPIMFSNQIDEKLPGLQFKNDVLIPLDQNPRVQQIAKKSRSGIGPNGEILKEGKAVSFRDAVFEAIVHHFYNDSRIVAYGEENRDWGGAFAVYRGLTEALPYHRLFNSPISEGAIVGTAVGFALEGGKPLVELMYCDFMGRAGDEIFNQMAKWQAMSGGYCHMPVVLRVSVGSKYGAQHSQDWTALCAHMPGLKVVFPATPYSAKGLMATALSGSDPVVFFESQRTYDVTDHFHEGGVPAEYYRLPIGEPAIVKEGNDLTIMTFGATLYRALDAAKRLESEFGISVELIDGQSLVPFNYDVLYRSVKKTGKLILGSDACERGSYMHTIAAQITQLAFDFLDAPVCVIGAENWIVPPAELEDSYYPQPSWFLDAYHTQIKPLPGYTPTTNRSTNEFISRARYGVR
- a CDS encoding DUF502 domain-containing protein produces the protein MKKSTPRTTKQTAFDRMRTTVRGYIFRGLLVLVPLGITAYALILCYQLTAANLAPLVRRFSIPIPEYAVPYAVVVISVVLFVTMLYIIGVAAAVVVGRRFIGLGEAILQRIPLVKTIYAASKQVIDLVQPKDESAPAYQEAVIVNFPGPGIKTIAFVMGRTQIEGRGEHYRVFIPTTPNPTSGYFEMFHASSVQQSDMSVEDAVKGVMSAGILVPDILDTSPELANPPSAWDSQLGGASRAVPAAAPKRMTLWQFTKNVFRRRILSGFFVLVPLAITAFVVNFLYDFTAGRIEFVTAPVLRPVREYVPEQAVPIVTALLSIAIMLSALYVTGYIATWVLGGRLIRLGEAIIDRIPLIATVYSASKQIVETLLFKKGGTGFQEAVIVEFPYKGVFTAGFLVGKTRTTTGESYHRVFMPTAPNISVGLLQLFTPDQVHSAEMSVEETVKMVVSCGLIAPDKMKFRSVGEDADCDAANAETCEV
- a CDS encoding ChbG/HpnK family deacetylase; translation: MKKRWCSFVLVMCGLAATAIAQDDAPTYAERLGWPKGSRVLIIHEDDAGMSHGQNQGAINALEYGVLTSVSTMMPCPWVPEFAGYLKEHPNVDNGLHLTLTSEWHNYRWAPLAGKAAVPGLVDPEGCMWSNVISVVTHASAEEVEKEIRAQIDRAETLGIPITHLDTHMGTLYAKPEYTEAYIKVGIEKQIPIMIMGGHMQFIAEDEQDIVRQLKVKELAEKVWQGGLPVLDDLLNRTYGWKTFAEKKQNLMDALRQMKPGVTMVIMHCAVPDQDWPLFTSSSETRLNDTRVMTDPEFKKFIEDEKFILSTWREMMERRKKVN
- a CDS encoding sodium/solute symporter (Members of the Solute:Sodium Symporter (SSS), TC 2.A.21 as described in tcdb.org, catalyze solute:Na+ symport. Known solutes for members of the family include sugars, amino acids, nucleosides, inositols, vitamins, urea or anions, depending on the system.) yields the protein MDTTQLAIKGLANIDYAIIIFYMAGVFVIGTYYGKYVKNAGDLFLAGKSLPFWAIGMSIVVSDIGATDFIFVGGAAYTYGIAVANFDWMGSMPAMVFAAFLFIPYFWRSGVYTIPEFLGKRYNVAVQMIHATLWGIFLFVMLGVMLGTTAKLLNTVLGWNFQFSLWLMVFIVGIYTYSGGLAAVVMTDVIQMIVMFIGGLAMAVLCIWEAGGWAGMKEKILAMEGHADHFTILLPNSTSTPYPWTGIVLGLGLVMATAYMSGNQAVVQRCFGARSEWDAKGGMLFGGFLKAFIPLMVALPGLAAVVLVPGLERGDDAIPRVIHDILPPGLTGLMFSALFAALMSSVDSSLNSATTIWTTDIYGRALHLSTGKYPTERHALTIGRFFTVVFIVGAALIAPWIIKHESMYSFVQTALAMFQGPVFAILLLGILWKRATQWGGLAGMVLGVCFTTILNNTKGLFPYEDPFLFVAWWSFVFSAAVTIVVSLLTKPEPDDKLHGLIFGQVMKDGRVQRVLLDRVN
- a CDS encoding DUF4145 domain-containing protein, which gives rise to MLSPKLKKRYIDHFDELIREGERIQAGRKTKDYVYDHGDPEHGLDPIIESTEEIDSAAFYSWRSRCTTLLENVTRQGSVHTARVDETSKINETPHAIMKTLGHLRAMKQDLEDGFMDDLSIRIESEVASDYLAQAEQLLSEGKSGTNEHIPAAVLTGAVLEKALRTLCDKQTPPIPTTNPDGKPKTLDPLITDLKKSGLYEEFRAKQLRTWAALRNHAAHGQFGEFTRHDVEQMVAGVTRFLADYLS